The following proteins come from a genomic window of Malus sylvestris chromosome 4, drMalSylv7.2, whole genome shotgun sequence:
- the LOC126617902 gene encoding kinesin-like protein KIN-UB — MNEANQEIIMQEGGISLLATTAAEADDVQTLRMVAGAIANLCGNDKLQMKLRSEGGIKALLEIVRCGHPDVLSQVARGIANFVKCESRACTQGIKNGRSFLIEDGALPWIVQNANDEAVPIRRHIELALCH; from the exons ATGAATG AAGCCAATCAAGAAATTATAATGCAGGAAGGTGGGATTAGTTTGTTAGCTACGACAGCTGCTGAAGCTGATGATGTTCAAACCCTACGCATGGTTGCTGGAGCTATTGCTAATTTATGCGGCAATG ATAAGCTACAAATGAAGCTAAGGTCTGAAGGTGGTATTAAGGCGTTGCTAGAAATTGTGAGGTGCGGGCATCCTGATGTTCTTTCCCAAGTGGCACGTGGAATTGCTAACTTTGTAAAATGTGAATCACGAGCATGTACTCAAG GGATAAAGAATGGAAGATCTTTCTTGATAGAAGATGGTGCACTTCCATGGATTGTACAAAATGCTAATGACGAGGCTGTACCAATCCGGCGCCACATTGAGCTTGCACTCTGTCACTGA
- the LOC126617901 gene encoding uncharacterized protein LOC126617901, with the protein MEKEAAIKELACSETQLASLRTQIDNLTSEVEEQRAKVTSTRNIHDSAQSELNSLFPHLHRDKLQKFVGALLLRTRSEVVDSLLKLQQSLGFAVRFKPPRLPPSPPQAPSQRLGDRLSPPRLTERFGLNQVGAPPPSA; encoded by the exons ATGGAAAAAGAAGCTGCTATAAAGGAACTTGCATGTTCAGAGACTCAATTAGCTTCTTTGAGAACACAAATTGACAACCTAACTTCAGAAGTCGAAGAACAGAGAGCAAAG GTAACTTCTACTAGAAATATTCATGATAGTGCCCAATCTGAGCTTAACTCGCTCTTCCCTCATCTTCATAGAGACAAGCTGCAAAAATTCGTAGGGGCTCTGCTGCTACGTACGAGATCGGAAGTTGTAGATTCGTTGCTAAAATTGCAGCAAAGTTTGGGATTTGCAGTGAGATTCAAACCGCCTAGATTGCCGCCTAGTCCACCTCAGGCGCCTAGCCAGCGCCTAGGCGACCGCCTAAGTCCTCCCCGCCTAACTGAACGTTTTGGTCTAAATCAGGTCGGAGCTCCACCGCCCAGTGCCTAG